A single region of the Brassica rapa cultivar Chiifu-401-42 chromosome A03, CAAS_Brap_v3.01, whole genome shotgun sequence genome encodes:
- the LOC103860579 gene encoding uncharacterized protein LOC103860579 → MMAVENSSEIKNCAMAEENNTSEVKEIDTNPKEMMMSEEGSVRRVIVKDVGNVEDVALKDQEECVSKTKEVPKPPSVSLRRHSTGAIGTLGGGKLEVKSRYRGNHHVPSTHDLCKHGKAHDHRDDAVKPWKVVRRRASVEGSEADKVETTSGLRRMSLGSTKPESSAVAKRDALAVKKKTCASVNSETSSVKGGSEMARSVDGLSVRSNDKPRKQNKGTESTVTGGGSSVVKKVAGLGSEKSSCKVYTPKNKEKAKTQTISGEDVKEKTVCVVEASVKGVQSEKKNMRSRLKILATPTKRGSAYHTSLTKRKVSGDADLLAKKIRPTKKTGVKVTLGKQLSFNKGKTLEPKLLEEQETQSEGRKKNLKGIVGETKSVSCEGSKREKVVLRRRMVEGKKKRMTLFNSVIEETMNKLIKVRKTTKVKALTGAFEFVISLQDTKTPHSKDVTSESKV, encoded by the coding sequence ATGATGGCTGTGGAGAATAGCTCAGAGATCAAAAACTGTGCAATGGCTGAAGAGAATAATACTTCAGAGGTCAAAGAGATTGATACAAATCCTAAGGAGATGATGATGTCTGAAGAAGGTTCTGTAAGAAGAGTAATTGTCAAGGATGTGGGAAACGTGGAAGATGTAGCATTGAAGGATCAAGAAGAGTGTGTATCAAAGACTAAAGAAGTGCCTAAGCCACCAAGTGTGAGCTTGAGACGTCATTCAACTGGAGCGATAGGTACACTAGGAGGAGGTAAACTGGAGGTTAAGTCCCGTTACCGCGGGAATCATCATGTGCCCTCAACTCATGATCTCTGTAAACACGGGAAGGCCCATGATCATCGTGATGATGCGGTGAAACCATGGAAGGTGGTGAGGAGAAGAGCAAGTGTTGAAGGCTCGGAGGCGGATAAAGTTGAGACTACTTCAGGTTTGAGAAGGATGTCATTGGGAAGTACCAAACCTGAGAGTTCTGCGGTTGCAAAGAGAGATGCATTGGCTgtgaagaaaaaaacatgtgCTTCTGTGAACTCAGAAACATCTAGCGTTAAAGGAGGTAGCGAGATGGCGAGATCTGTTGATGGTTTAAGCGTTAGAAGCAATGATAAACCTCGGAAGCAGAACAAGGGAACCGAGAGTACTGTGACTGGTGGTGGTTCATCTGTTGTTAAAAAGGTTGCTGGCTTAGGAAGTGAGAAGTCAAGTTGTAAGGTTTATACTCCAAAGAATAAAGAGAAGGCAAAGACTCAGACAATAAGTGGTGAAGATGTAAAAGAGAAGACTGTGTGTGTTGTCGAAGCTAGCGTCAAAGGTGTTCAGAGCGAGAAGAAAAACATGAGAAGTAGACTAAAAATCTTGGCTACTCCTACTAAACGTGGTTCCGCATATCATACCTCTTTGACTAAGAGGAAAGTAAGTGGTGATGCAGACCTTTTAGCAAAGAAGATTAGGCCTACTAAGAAGACAGGTGTAAAGGTTACTCTAGGGAAGCAGCTGAGTTTCAATAAAGGGAAGACTCTTGAACCAAAACTACTTGAGGAGCAAGAAACCCAAAGCGAAGGAAGGAAGAAGAATCTGAAAGGTATTGTTGGTGAGACTAAAAGCGTTTCTTGTGAAGGAAGTAAACGTGAGAAGGTTGTTCTGAGGCGTAGAATGGTAGAAGGGAAGAAGAAAAGGATGACACTGTTCAACAGTGTGATTGAGGAGACAATGAATAAGTTGATAAAGGTGAGGAAAACCACCAAAGTGAAAGCTCTTACTGGTGCTTTTGAATTTGTAATCTCTCTTCAGGACACTAAGACACCTCACAGCAAGGACGTGACATCAGAGTCTAAGGTTTAA
- the LOC103860578 gene encoding transcription factor PIF7, which produces MSNYGVKELTWENGQLTVHGLGEGVEPTTTSANLLWTQALNGCETLESVVHQAALQPNKLQSQNGRDHNNSESKDGSCSRKRGYPQEMDCWFSGQEESHRVGHSVTASASGTNMSWASFESGRSLKTARTGDRDYLFSGSETQETEGDEQETRGEAGRSNNGRRGRAAAIHNESERRRRDRINQRMRTLQKLLPTASKADKVSILDDVIEHLKQLQAQVQFMSLRANLPQQMMMPQLPPPQSVLSIQHQQQQQQQQQQQQQQQFQMSLLATMARMGMGGGGNASYGGLVPPPPPLMIPPMDNRDCTNASSASLTDPYSAFLAQTMNMDLYNKMAAAIYRQQPDQTPKVNTGMPSSSSNHEKRD; this is translated from the exons AT GTCGAACTACGGAGTGAAAGAGCTCACATGGGAAAATGGGCAGTTAACGGTCCATGGTCTAGGCGAAGGAGTCGAACCAACAACAACCTCAGCTAACCTTTTATGGACTCAAGCTCTCAACGGGTGTGAGACTTTGGAGTCTGTGGTCCACCAGGCGGCTCTGCAGCCAAACAAGCTGCAGAGCCAGAATGGACGGGACCACAACAACTCTGAGAGCAAGGACGGATCCTGTTCAAGAAAACGCGGTTATCCCCAAGAAATGGACTGTTGGTTCTCTGGTCAAGAGGAGAGCCATAGAGTTGGTCATAGCGTGACTGCAAGTGCAAGTGGTACCAACATGTCTTGGGCTTCTTTTGAATCTGGTCGTAGCTTGAAGACGGCTAGAACCGGAGACAGAGACTATTTATTCTCTGGATCG GAAACTCAAGAAACTGAAGGAGATGAACAAGAGACTAGAGGAGAAGCTGGGAGATCTAATAATGGAAGAAGAGGACGAGCCGCAGCTATTCACAACGAGTCTGAaagg AGAAGGCGTGACAGGATAAACCAAAGGATGAGAACACTTCAGAAGCTGCTTCCTACTGCAAGTAAg GCGGATAAAGTCTCCATTTTGGATGATGTAATAGAACATTTGAAACAGCTACAAGCACAGGTTCAGTTTATGAGCTTAAGAGCCAACTTGCCACAACAAATGATGATGCCACAACTACCTCCTCCACAATCAGTTCTCAGCATCCAACACcaacaacaacagcagcagcagcagcaacaacaacagcaacagcaGTTTCAGATGTCTTTACTTGCAACAATGGCGCGAATGGGAATGGGAGGCGGTGGCAATGCTTCTTATGGAGGTTTagttcctcctcctccaccattGATGATCCCTCCTATGGATAACAGAGACTGCACTAATGCTTCTTCAGCTTCTTTAACTGATCCCTACAGTGCTTTTCTCGCACAG ACAATGAACATGGATCTATATAACAAAATGGCTGCAGCTATCTACAGACAACAGCCTGATCAGACTCCAAAGGTAAATACAGGCATGCCCTCAAGTTCTTCTAATCACGAGAAAAGAGATTAG
- the LOC103861116 gene encoding remorin 1.4, which translates to MPNLSELAITDNPALNWLKNQAYWYEKMDYYDEKESEFATSVAAAAFVIRAMEEAYKENAKRMREETKRSRKKKTNPVIAKSEVKRINRSFTQDLTIGEESFKKQQMDNPQKDRREQEIGSSSRTLGLASAPSKADSWEKSQLDKIKLRYEKMKAEIVGWENERKSAAKLRMEKRKSELQKRTEINNQHYKTKLARIQVIADGAKKQLEEKKRSQEAQVQEKVKKMRRTGKVPANYLCFRFNY; encoded by the exons ATGCCGAATCTATCAGAACTGGCCATAACCG ATAATCCAGCACTAAACTGGCTGAAAAACCAAGCATATTGGTACGAGAAAATGGACTACTACGACGAGAAAGAAAGCGAATTTGCAACTTCTGTTGCAGCTGCTGCGTTTGTCATCAGAGCAATGGAGGAAGCCTATAAAGAAAATGCGAAAAGAATGAGAGAAGAAACCAAGAGGTCTCGCAAGAAGAAAACCAATCCGGTAATAGCTAAATCCGAAGTAAAGAGAATCAACAGATCATTTACTCAAGACTTGACCATTGGAG AGGAGAGTTTCAAAAAACAACAGATGGACAATCCACAAAAGGACCGTAGGGAACAAGAGATTGGCTCTTCCTCTAGAACATTGGGACTTGCTTCAGCGCCAAGTAAAGCAGATTCTTGGGAAAAATCTCAACTCGACAAAATCAAATTAAG GTATGAGAAAATGAAAGCTGAAATTGTGGGTTGGGAAAATGAGAGAAAATCAGCAGCTAAACTCAGAATGGAGAAAAGAAAG AGTGAGTTGCAGAAAAGAACAGAAATAAATAACCAGCATTATAAGACAAAGTTAGCACGGATCCAAGTTATTGCTGATGGAGCCAAGAAACAGCttgaggagaagaagaggagccAAGAAGCTCAAGTTCAAGAAAAAGTTAAGAAAATGCGTCGAACTGGAAAAGTCCCTGCCAATTATTTATGCTTTCGatttaattactaa
- the LOC103860582 gene encoding flavin-containing monooxygenase FMO GS-OX-like 8: MVLVISEPIKSQSKTVCVIGAGPSGLVSARELKKEGHKVVVMEQNDDVGGQWLYQPNVEEEDPLGKTKALKVHSSIYSSLRLISPREVMGFSDFPFTVKEGRDSRRFPGHEELWLYLKDFCEVFGLREMIRFNVRVEFVGMVDDDKDVDDNMKRWMVKSVAKKTGEVIEEVFDAVVVASGHYSYPRLPSIKGMDSWKRKQLHSHIYRVPDPFRDEVVVVVGCSMSGQDISIELVEVAKEVHLSAKSLDVPPGLSKVISKHHNFHLHLEIESLEEDGRVIFVDGSCIVADTILYCTGYWYKFPFLESKGRVEVDDNRVGPLFEHTFSPFLSPSLSFVGIPRKLIGFPFFESQAKWIAKLLSGKTSLPSFDEMMESISEFYLAREAAGIPKRNTHDICDFNYSDKYADYIGFPHLEEWRKELCMSALLNSIENLDTYRDSWDDDDLLQETLQNPYFTQFTSP; encoded by the exons ATGGTGTTAGTAATATCAGAGCCAATTAAGAGCCAATCAAAGACGGTATGTGTGATAGGCGCAGGACCATCAGGGTTAGTGTCGGCGAGAGAGCTCAAGAAAGAAGGGCATAAAGTGGTGGTGATGGAGCAAAACGACGACGTAGGAGGGCAATGGCTATACCAACCAAACGTGGAAGAAGAAGATCCATTGGGAAAAACTAAAGCCCTAAAAGTCCATAGCAGCATTTACTCATCCTTGAGGTTGATTTCTCCGAGAGAGGTAATGGGTTTCTCTGATTTTCCGTTCACGGTTAAGGAAGGAAGAGACTCGAGGAGATTTCCCGGTCATGAGGAGCTTTGGTTGTATCTTAAAGATTTTTGTGAGGTGTTTGGGTTGAGAGAGATGATAAGGTTTAATGTTAGGGTTGAGTTTGTGGGGATGGTGGATGATGATAAAGATGTTGATGATAATATGAAGAGATGGATGGTGAAAAGTGTAGCGAAGAAGACTGGTGAGGTTATTGAAGAAGTGTTTGATGCTGTTGTTGTTGCCTCTGGCCATTACTCTTATCCTAGATTGCCTTCCATTAAAG GAATGGATTCGTGGAAGAGGAAGCAACTTCATAGCCATATCTACAGGGTGCCTGATCCTTTTCGCGATGAG GTCGTGGTGGTCGTTGGTTGCTCGATGAGTGGACAAGACATATCTATAGAGCTTGTGGAAGTTGCAAAGGAAGTTCATCTAAGTGCCAAATCACTCGACGTTCCTCCTGGCTTGTCTAAAGTCATTTCAAAACATCATAACTTCCATCTTCATCTTGAG ATTGAATCTCTAGAGGAAGACGGACGGGTCATTTTCGTTGATGGGTCTTGTATTGTTGCTGACACCATTTTGTATTGTACCGG GTATTGGTACAAGTTCCCATTTCTTGAGAGTAAAGGAAGAGTAGAAGTTGATGATAATAGAGTAGGCCCACTCTTCGAACACACTTTCTCACCTTTcctttctccttctctctcctTTGTCGGCATCCCTCGAAAG CTGATAGGGTTCCCATTCTTCGAATCACAAGCTAAATGGATTGCAAAGCTTTTGTCAGGGAAAACTTCACTTCCTTCCTTTGATGAAATGATGGAATCAATCTCCGAGTTCTACCTCGCCAGAGAAGCCGCCGGAATCCCTAAACGCAACACTCACGACATCTGTGATTTCAAT TATAGCGATAAATACGCGGACTACATTGGATTTCCACATCTGGAGGAATGGAGAAAGGAGCTGTGTATGTCGGCCTTATTGAACTCCATTGAAAATCTGGATACTTATCGAGATTCTTGGGACGACGATGATCTCCTTCAAGAAACCCTTCAAAACCCTTATTTCACCCAATTCACTAGTCCTTAG
- the LOC103860583 gene encoding flavin-containing monooxygenase FMO GS-OX-like 8 translates to MVLETTKSEEPIMSQSKTVCVIGAGPSGLVSARELKKEGHKVVVMEQNDDVGGQWLYQPNVEEEDSLGKTKILKVHSSIYSSLRLISPREIMGFSDFPFTVKEGRDTRRFPGHEELWLYLKDFCEVFGLREMIRFNVRVEFVGMVNDDDITKRWRVKSVEKKSGEVIEEVFDAVVVATGHYSYPRLPSIKGMDLWKGKQVHSHVYRVPDPFRDEVVVVVGGFISGPDISIELVKVAKEVHLSVKSLDVSPGLSKAITKHQSLHLQPQIESLEEDGRVIFVDGSCIVADTILYCTGYRYKFPFLESQGRVEVDDNRVGPLFEHTFSPSLSPSLSFVGIPQKLIGFPFFESQAKWIAMILSGKTSLPSYDEMMQSVAEFYRANGVPKRNTHDIGRDFVNYCDKYADYTGYPHLEEWRKKLCVTTILRSLDNLETYRDSWDDDHELLQEALQDPYFAQRTTP, encoded by the exons ATGGTGTTAGAGACAACAAAAAGTGAGGAACCAATCATGAGCCAGTCAAAGACGGTATGTGTGATAGGCGCAGGACCATCAGGGTTAGTGTCGGCGAGAGAGCTAAAGAAAGAAGGGCATAAGGTGGTGGTGATGGAGCAAAACGACGACGTAGGAGGGCAATGGCTATACCAACCAAACgtggaagaagaagactcaTTGGGGAAAACCAAAATCCTAAAAGTACATAGCAGCATTTACTCATCCTTGAGGTTGATTTCGCCGAGAGAAATAATGGGTTTCTCTGACTTCCCTTTCACGGTTAAGGAAGGAAGAGACACGAGGAGATTTCCCGGTCATGAGGAGCTTTGGTTGTATCTTAAGGATTTTTGTGAGGTGTTTGGGTTGAGAGAGATGATTAGGTTTAATGTTAGGGTTGAATTTGTGGGGATGGTGAATGATGATGATATTACGAAGAGATGGAGAGTGAAGAGTGTAGAGAAGAAGAGTGGTGAGGTTATTGAAGAAGTGTTTGATGCTGTTGTTGTTGCCACTGGCCATTACTCTTACCCCAGATTGCCTTCTATTaaag GAATGGATTTGTGGAAGGGAAAGCAAGTTCATAGCCATGTCTACAGGGTGCCTGATCCTTTTCGTGACGAG GTGGTGGTGGTCGTAGGCGGCTTCATCAGTGGACCGGACATATCAATAGAGCTTGTGAAAGTAGCAAAGGAAGTTCATTTAAGTGTCAAATCACTTGACGTTTCTCCTGGCCTGTCTAAAGCCATTACAAAACATCAGAGCTTGCATCTCCAACCACAG ATCGAATCTCTAGAGGAAGATGGACGTGTCATTTTCGTTGATGGGTCTTGTATCGTAGCTGACACCATTTTATACTGTACTGG GTATCGGTACAAATTTCCATTTCTCGAGAGTCAAGGAAGAGTAGAAGTTGATGATAATAGAGTGGGTCCACTCTTCGAACACACATTCTcaccttctctttctccttctctgTCCTTTGTCGGCATCCCTCAAAAG TTGATAGGGTTTCCATTCTTCGAATCACAAGCGAAATGGATTGCAATGATTTTGTCAGGCAAGACTTCACTTCCTTCCTACGATGAAATGATGCAATCAGTGGCCGAGTTCTACCGCGCCAATGGAGTCCCTAAGCGTAACACTCATGACATCGGAAGAGACTTCGTCAAT TATTGCGATAAATACGCGGATTACACGGGATATCCACATCTGGAGGAATGGAGAAAGAAGCTGTGTGTGACAACTATACTGAGATCCCTGGATAATCTTGAGACTTATCGTGATTCTTGGGACGATGATCATGAGCTCCTTCAAGAAGCTCTTCAAGACCCTTATTTTGCTCAACGAACTACCCCTTAA
- the LOC103860584 gene encoding probable cytochrome c oxidase subunit 5C-1, producing MAGHKIAHATLKGPSVVKELIIGLALGIAAGGMWKMHHWNEQRKTRAFYDLLEKDEISVVVAE from the coding sequence ATGGCTGGGCACAAGATTGCACATGCAACCTTGAAAGGTCCAAGTGTTGTGAAGGAGTTAATTATCGGTCTCGCGCTAGGGATAGCTGCTGGTGGGATGTGGAAGATGCACCACTGGAACGAGCAGAGGAAGACTAGAGCATTCTATGATTTGCTTGAGAAGGACGAGATTAGTGTTGTTGTTGCAGAGTAG
- the LOC103860585 gene encoding putative uncharacterized protein DDB_G0270496 isoform X2: MAGGSKMSKRARLYESESEEMSEPDDNLEVEGESEDEELSDGEGDSMEGSEEEDEEGDSEESDEGGEKEDVDGESDELDDDNKDAAMEELEKEYQELRSQEQDILKNLKRDKGEDAAKGQAVKNQKALWDKTLEFRFLLQKAFSSSNRLPQETVKSSFCSEDEKVSTAYSELITSSKKTLDSLLELQEALFEKNPSVDQQANGTESIKSDAEDSDEWHRVSDMQKRMCVFRNKAVDKWQRRTQVTTGAAAIKGKLHAFNQNVSEQVASYMRDPSRMIKQMQQSRSTVAVFGTVPEETMEPKQPKQEEKQVEGDPELVEDAEFYQQLLKEFFETIDPASSEAAFYAMKKFQTKKRKVVDRRASKSRKIRYNVHEKIVNFMAPRPAKIPPNTADLLKNLFGLKNRNGLSEA, translated from the exons ATGGCTGGGGGATCAAAGATGTCTAAAAGAGCAAGACTTTATGAAAGTGAATCAGAAGAGATGAGCGAGCCTGATGACAATCTCGAG GTCGAAGGGGAGAGTGAAGATGAAGAGTTGTCTGATGGTGAAGGAGATAGCATGGAAGGGAgtgaagaggaagatgaagaaggagataGTGAGGAAAGTGATGAAGGAGGTGAGAAGGAAGATGTGGATGGAGAAAGCGATGAACTT GATGATGACAATAAAGATGCTGCCATGGAAGAGCTTGAGAAAGAGTACCAGGAGCTCCGTTCACAGGAACA GGATATATTGAAAAACCTGAAGCGTGATAAGGGTGAGGATGCTGCTAAAGGTCAAGCTGTGAAGAACCAGAAG GCTctttgggataaaactttggaGTTCAGATTCTTACTTCAGAAAGCATTTAGCAGTTCAAACAGATTGCCACAG GAGACTGTCAAATCGTCTTTTTGTTCGGAAGATGAGAAGGTCTCAACAGCATATTCAGAGCTAATTACTTCGTCTAAGAAGACATTAGATTCCCTCTTGGAGTTGCAAGAG GCTTTGTTTGAGAAGAATCCCTCGGTTGACCAACAAGCAAATGGTACCGAATCCATTAAATCAGATGCAGAAGATAGCGATGAATGGCACCGAGTATCTGACATGCAGAAAAG AATGTGTGTGTTCCGAAACAAGGCTGTGGACAAATGGCAAAGAAGAACACAAGTCACAACTGGTGCAGCTGCTATTAAAGGAAAGCTCCATGCCTTTAACCAG AACGTTAGTGAGCAGGTTGCTTCTTACATGAGGGATCCAAGTAGAATGATTAAGCAAATGCAACAATCAAGATCTACTGTTGCTGTTTTTGGAACT GTCCCTGAGGAAACCATGGAACCAAAACAACCAAAACAAGAG GAAAAACAAGTTGAAGGAGACCCTGAACTTGTGGAGGATGCAGAATTCTATCAACAGTTACTAAAGGAGTTCTTTGAGACCATCGATCCAGCTTCCTCAG AGGCGGCTTTCTACGCAATGAAGAAGTTTCAAACAAAGAAGAGGAAAGTTGTGGATCGGCGTGCCTCCAAGAGCCGAAAGATCAG GTATAATGTGCACGAGAAGATAGTCAACTTCATGGCTCCACGACCTGCCAAGATTCCTCCAAACACTGCAGATTTGCTGAAGAATCTGTTCGGTCTCAAGAACAGAAACGGTCTGTCTGAAGCATAA
- the LOC103860585 gene encoding putative uncharacterized protein DDB_G0270496 isoform X1 — protein MAGGSKMSKRARLYESESEEMSEPDDNLEVEGESEDEELSDGEGDSMEGSEEEDEEGDSEESDEGGEKEDVDGESDELDDGDDEESESGDEEDDDNKDAAMEELEKEYQELRSQEQDILKNLKRDKGEDAAKGQAVKNQKALWDKTLEFRFLLQKAFSSSNRLPQETVKSSFCSEDEKVSTAYSELITSSKKTLDSLLELQEALFEKNPSVDQQANGTESIKSDAEDSDEWHRVSDMQKRMCVFRNKAVDKWQRRTQVTTGAAAIKGKLHAFNQNVSEQVASYMRDPSRMIKQMQQSRSTVAVFGTVPEETMEPKQPKQEEKQVEGDPELVEDAEFYQQLLKEFFETIDPASSEAAFYAMKKFQTKKRKVVDRRASKSRKIRYNVHEKIVNFMAPRPAKIPPNTADLLKNLFGLKNRNGLSEA, from the exons ATGGCTGGGGGATCAAAGATGTCTAAAAGAGCAAGACTTTATGAAAGTGAATCAGAAGAGATGAGCGAGCCTGATGACAATCTCGAG GTCGAAGGGGAGAGTGAAGATGAAGAGTTGTCTGATGGTGAAGGAGATAGCATGGAAGGGAgtgaagaggaagatgaagaaggagataGTGAGGAAAGTGATGAAGGAGGTGAGAAGGAAGATGTGGATGGAGAAAGCGATGAACTTGATGATGGAGATGACGAAGAAAGCGAGAGTGGCGATGAAGAGGATGATGACAATAAAGATGCTGCCATGGAAGAGCTTGAGAAAGAGTACCAGGAGCTCCGTTCACAGGAACA GGATATATTGAAAAACCTGAAGCGTGATAAGGGTGAGGATGCTGCTAAAGGTCAAGCTGTGAAGAACCAGAAG GCTctttgggataaaactttggaGTTCAGATTCTTACTTCAGAAAGCATTTAGCAGTTCAAACAGATTGCCACAG GAGACTGTCAAATCGTCTTTTTGTTCGGAAGATGAGAAGGTCTCAACAGCATATTCAGAGCTAATTACTTCGTCTAAGAAGACATTAGATTCCCTCTTGGAGTTGCAAGAG GCTTTGTTTGAGAAGAATCCCTCGGTTGACCAACAAGCAAATGGTACCGAATCCATTAAATCAGATGCAGAAGATAGCGATGAATGGCACCGAGTATCTGACATGCAGAAAAG AATGTGTGTGTTCCGAAACAAGGCTGTGGACAAATGGCAAAGAAGAACACAAGTCACAACTGGTGCAGCTGCTATTAAAGGAAAGCTCCATGCCTTTAACCAG AACGTTAGTGAGCAGGTTGCTTCTTACATGAGGGATCCAAGTAGAATGATTAAGCAAATGCAACAATCAAGATCTACTGTTGCTGTTTTTGGAACT GTCCCTGAGGAAACCATGGAACCAAAACAACCAAAACAAGAG GAAAAACAAGTTGAAGGAGACCCTGAACTTGTGGAGGATGCAGAATTCTATCAACAGTTACTAAAGGAGTTCTTTGAGACCATCGATCCAGCTTCCTCAG AGGCGGCTTTCTACGCAATGAAGAAGTTTCAAACAAAGAAGAGGAAAGTTGTGGATCGGCGTGCCTCCAAGAGCCGAAAGATCAG GTATAATGTGCACGAGAAGATAGTCAACTTCATGGCTCCACGACCTGCCAAGATTCCTCCAAACACTGCAGATTTGCTGAAGAATCTGTTCGGTCTCAAGAACAGAAACGGTCTGTCTGAAGCATAA
- the LOC103860586 gene encoding uncharacterized protein LOC103860586, whose protein sequence is MKKTMEEPSKIMRRSIYTFLKHYDRATTAAALVLPFSAALLLSQPFFSSSSSSLHGKLNMLFRGAGFSSSLDFFNILSLKLSQTLSSSLFTLPFSLTFLLFSKAYIIKLLSNSHGDSSLYYFRLLRTYICNSFFLLSANASAFALFFVSFNLIESFGLSSRNFYTLFSLSSAIIYSIILANAFVISNLALVSSTSSSSGGYTTILKACLLIQGRTSTALALSLPTNLCLAGVEALFQYRVVSSYYKGDRGITSIALEGAFIAYLYALFLVLDTIVNYLFYQSCVKNDEDQRISREDEYSIKIQISETENTKICIKGPKSFQEIL, encoded by the coding sequence ATGAAGAAGACAATGGAAGAGCCAAGCAAGATCATGAGAAGATCAATCTACACTTTCCTCAAACACTATGACCGAGCCACCACCGCAGCCGCCCTTGTCCTCCCTTTCTCAGCCGCTCTCCTCCTCTCTCAgcccttcttctcttcttcctcttcctccctTCATGGGAAGCTAAACATGCTCTTCCGCGGTGCtggtttctcttcttctcttgacTTCTTCAACATTCTAAGCCTTAAACTCTCACAAACCCTCTCTTCCTCTCTGTTCACTCTCCCTTTCTCCCTCACTTTCCTCCTCTTCTCCAAAGCTTACATCATCAAGCTTCTTTCAAACAGCCATGGAGACTCCTCTCTTTATTACTTCCGTCTTCTCAGAACTTACATTTGCAACTCCTTCTTCCTTCTCTCCGCAAACGCCTCTGCTTTTGCTCTGTTCTTTGTATCATTCAATCTCATTGAATCTTTCGGACTCTCTTCAAGAAACTTCTACACTCTCTTCTCCTTATCCTCAGCCATTATCTACTCCATCATCCTCGCAAACGCATTTGTCATCTCCAACCTAGCGTTGGTTTCGTCAACTTCCTCTTCCTCAGGAGGATACACAACGATTCTCAAGGCGTGTCTTCTCATCCAAGGAAGAACTTCGACAGCACTGGCTCTTTCTCTGCCTACCAATCTCTGCTTAGCAGGCGTAGAAGCTTTGTTTCAGTACCGAGTAGTGAGCTCTTATTACAAAGGAGATAGAGGCATCACCTCCATAGCTCTCGAAGGAGCGTTCATAGCTTACTTGTACGCTCTCTTCTTGGTTCTTGACACCATAGTCAACTACCTCTTTTACCAAAGCTGCGTCAAGAACGATGAGGATCAAAGGATCAGTAGAGAAGACGAGTACTCTATCAAGATTCAAATCAGCGAGACAGAGAACACCAAGATATGCATCAAAGGACCAAAGAGTTTCCAGGAAATCTTGTGA